Genomic DNA from Magnolia sinica isolate HGM2019 chromosome 4, MsV1, whole genome shotgun sequence:
TACCAGTCCACCTATGCCTGATATAAATAAAACCAAATAGCCTTATTATAAGCAAAATAGAaagcaatgaaaataaaatagaaatgggAGCAAcccacaagaaaataaaaatgtatcCTTGGAAGCATCACACAAGAGAACAAGACACCCAAGAGAAAAATATCAACAACAAGAAACAGCATTAAAATTAGTGGATTTTTCAAGAAAAGCTGCCATGtctcaagaaaaataaaaaaactgggCCAATTCAACCAGGTTCATGAAGTTGTGGGTTCAACGAGAAACTTTCTTAGGTTCACGGTAACTGAATGGAGTCTTAAAACTTAGGCAAGTCGAAGAACTCAACTTGTAGAAGCTAGGCccatattctttttattttttacttcttttttttttttctgcacttTCTATAGCTTATATTCTTCttggaaatttaaaaattaaattaattgacTTGCAGAGTTCCAAGTTGGCTCGGCCTGGTTAACCAGTTCTATTTTTCAAACCTTTTTGAGCATGGGTATCAACCAAGAATTGTGAGCTAATGAAATACCATGAAGAGATTAAATCCTTTTTAATCATCCAGTTGCATGCCAAAACTCTAATCAAATCTTTACAATGTGGGGACCACCTAAAGTGATGCCTAGCATGGAATGTTGAATGCTTGcatgaaataatatatatatatctgagaaACCAACTTAAATTGGGTGTTGGGAGACATGTTTGCAGCTCTGGCATTGTAGCCTCCACACAATCTTTTTCGTAGTTTCACCTGTAAGATGGATCTAACAAAATGGCATTACAAAGTTTGGGGGCAAAGCAAACTGACTTGGTAGGTGCAGTAAATCGACAAACAGCAGAAAGACATTTGGTAAATCGACAAACAGCAGAAAAAAAAGGGTCTCACTTGGGAGAATAGCTACAGTAGAAAGACATCCAGTAAATCGACAAACACGTTGTAGCGACTCCTGCAAGTCACGATAATGCCTCAATCCGCCATTATCAGTAGAAACACTGAACATGTCTTCTGTTTCGCTCCACCAAAATGTACAAGCATAGGGCCTGTTTAGTGTTGCTTCTAGCAATGGAAAAAATGATTCCAATAAACACTTCTCTGGAATTGTTTATTTAGAATTGCACATGCAAAATTCATTCCCAATAAACAAGTTTAGTAATCAGATTTAGTGAAGGAGCACCTTCAGAACAGAAACAGATATTTTATGTACCTGGTCTTTTAAAACACATGTTTCAGGATTCCTGGTATTCCCTGGAACCCATACATCAGTAGTTACCCTCCCTCCATTTTCTGCAAATCAACAAAGAAACTGTTCATGTCAATAAGAAATATCAACCCAGCATACAGTAATTTGCAAAGAAAAAGTAACAGGCTAAGAAGGAGAACTGATTTTCATCGGATGCTTTCTCACCTTCGTATTATCAGGACCAGCTTTCTGCCTCGGCATCATGTGGAGGCATGGGGCGAGGACCTGTTTACAATTTCATTTACCTGTGAAAATGAAAATGGAATCATTACAATTTCATTTACCTGTTTACTTTATATTTGAACCCTGAAATGATAATGATGGGCCATTTACATTGAATTACActggaaattggaaaaccaaacacgcCTTTAGTGCAAGTGGTTTATAGAGATGAATTGATGATGGACCATTACAGAATGAGAACAAACTTGTGTTACGGCACAAACCACTGGATGAACAATACATATCTACATGGTAGTTTCATTGGTAGGTGGAAAAGATTGTATTTTACATACATGTTCTTCCCTCTGCACTTGAGTTACTTTTCTTCGCAACTTTTTTACTTCTTTTAGTTTCATCtgctgaggttttttttttttttttacaaattttgaaCTCTTTTCAGTCTTGACAAAATACAAGGATGACTCGTCTAGTTTCTTGCATTAATGATGAAGAATTtcacaaaattaaataaataaatctcaaaAACAGGGGCATATCaaaattcatcatggtggttACCCATTTTAAACAGGTTGCTTTTGTGCTTCATTATCACTGATCATGCTGGCTGGAATATAGCCAGAATTCTTGTGATAACTCCCAAACTAGTAACCTGacatgacccaacccaacctgaaccaaatacatgtgattatttatTCCCAACCTAAACTAAatgcatgtgattattcccaacccgacccaaggaccttgacaaaTTGACCAACTGACCCAATTcaggtcaacccaaacccaagttgcgGCCATAGTCACAGTATTAGCAGAAGATGCTATCTGAAGCACATATCCCTCGCAAAAATTTAAGTTCCTCCAAACCATAATAGAAAATCAAGCACATTCTTATGCATGATGAATACTAATGATGTTATTGTCTGCCAACGAATATGAAGTATATTTGATTTCAACAGAGTATTATTGCAGGGATTTCGTCATCCTCAAGACACTAAGAACTGATAGGCAAGGCATAATAGATAATCATGTTCTGACATGTTGAAAATTACTAGATCTAATTTGCAAGAGGAGGTATCAAGTTCGGGTAATAGGGAAGCAGGAGGTCTCCTCATACTCATTGCAAAAAGTGATGTTTCGACCTGCATAATGTAAGCTTATCATCAGCACTGGAGACCATTGACAATCTAAATAAACTTCTAATAGCATGGAAATGAGCACAATGTTAGACCTCTTCAGCAGCAAAAGATCACCAAACAAAACCAACTTTTTCCTATACTATTGTACATTGTCTAAAGGCTCTTTGAATTATATGTAAAATGATGAAAGAAACCAATGTTTTGCCATTGCTCTCTTTGGGCAGGTCTTCTCACATACAGTGATGCAGATGCTCATGTTGTTATCTGACACTAATCATAAATGTGAGGGTTTCCATGACTCACCATCCCAACATGAAGTCGATAGCTCTTTGAGCTGCATCATCATTCACCTTAGATGCAGAGAAGGGGACCATCCAGTGGGAAATCAATGTTATTCCTATCTTGCCCTTTTGAGATACCTGTCCCGACAgttcaatcccaaccattcagaTCTGGGACCCAGTAATGCTAATATTGAGAAAGGGAAAGGTGTCATGCCATGTGGATAGGCCAGCCACTTCATTGACTCAGTTCTAAGCTGAATCACTTGGCTTTGCCAGAAACCAAGCACTGCACAGCTTTTTCATCCataactttgtttttttttttttttttttttttttacttttaaaaaaaaaaaaaaaataaaaaaaataaaaagaaaaatgcaaaccTCAAATGTTGATTCCTCAATATCCTTGTCATTATAATCCAGGAGCGCATCCAATGAGAGTGAAATTGAGCGAAGCTGCAGGATACAACTGTACAGTGAGATAAATATGAATAATATGTTATACCCATTGGGTATAACATTGTGCCTCCCCACCACATGTTACGATACATGCATGCACTTCATCTGACTCAAAATACACCTTTTGGCGAAGTGAGTAAGGTTTATATGATGTTTCAGGGTTTCCAACTACATGCATGTTGGGATAAACAACACCTTTTGGCGAGGCCCGGCACGTCGAAAATGTGTCCCTCTTCGGCTACTCTTGTGAACAACAATCTATGAAACAAGGAAATGAAAATAAgtaaattgattgtaattgttaaCAGCACAACCTTTTGAAACACCATGTCCATCAAGACTGAAAAAGACAAAAATCCATTTCAGATTCAATCAAGTGAATGTACAAAATCACAACTATTgcattcaaataaaaaaataaataaaggatgTGACTTTTGTTATCCTTCAAAATAGCATAGTTGTACATATGCTATCCACTGTTTCTTAAATGGTGCATTTAGCATTCATGTATGTCAATCAGGAAATAGAAGTTACTCCTCAACTATCATACTTTGAAGGATCACTAATAGTTCTGAATTCTGTAGTACATGCAACTGTGAAAAActtgatttaaaaaagaaaaacaacagcTGCTAAAAAAGTCGGCATGAATCCAAACTATACCAGTGATGTTATGAATTTAAATCTACTAAAAATTCAGTCAATTTGTTTGTGAAAGAAACCAATGTAAACTTCATTCATAATGTATTAAATCAATGACTCTATTTGTGTGCTTGTCTGTGGAAGGAACAAAGAAAAAAGGACACAGATAAGCATACTAGTAGCAAACTTTATATAACTGTGTTCATGTCTATAGAAGAATAAATGTACAATGTTCACAATCAAGCTTCCTTTATTTATTACAACTAGTAGAAGACTGGCATTTTGTCGAACATGTCAAGTTAACAAAATTTACTGCCTTGCGTATACAGTTTGTGTAATGAGAACTAACCTGCAAATGATGTGTTTCTTAATCCTGCAAAAATGGCAGACAGAATTCAAATGAGCATATGTTAGCTAGATTGGATCACAATTAAAAACAGAATACAAATATGTCAACAGAACCTGATGGAATACTGCGTATGCACCATTCCAAGTAATTCACAACATGAGTATACCAGATAAAAGAAGATCAGCAGCAAAAACATCTCTATCAAGGTCTAAAGGGAAAATTAATACATGAAACATGTACATTCTGTATCAACAGCTATGTAAATAAGTAGATGAGATGAATAGCTTAAATATCATGCAATATCGAGTAGACTTGCCCAGTTGCAATCAGTACTGGCCCTAGAAGCGACGAATCCATGGCCAATTCAGGCATGTACCAAAGACaagcatatcagcaaagtcataCAGGCAACTGGTCCATGTCAAAGAAGCCAAACATGGATCATGCAAACCAAAGTTTTGAACAGATTCAGTGTGGCTTTGCCAGAATCATACCAGTTTCTGCAATATGACTAGGACTGACCACTGACCAAGTGAGTCTGGGATTTTAGACCCTGCTACATGCAAGGTCATGTTTATAGAAGTAAAATGATTCAGCAACTTGAGAAAGATATCTATATGATGAAGAAAAGGTGAGAATGTTCTGACATTAGCAGTGACATTATCTTTGTAAAACATAGATACCTACATAGCTAATAAGAAAAAGTAACTTCTATCAATCCATTCTATGCAaagaaaaaaattttgaaaagtttgCTACCTCCAAACACATTGTTTCACACAGCACATGTGCCAATCTAGCAAGTGTGTGGGACATCAGAGTGGTGCATAAGTATCATGCAATATATATCACGACGAGCCTCACAGCACCAACGGCACCTACTTTG
This window encodes:
- the LOC131243431 gene encoding uncharacterized protein LOC131243431 isoform X1 encodes the protein MDMVFQKVVLLTITINLLIFISLFHRLLFTRVAEEGHIFDVPGLAKRCCLSQHLRSISLSLDALLDYNDKDIEESTFEVETSLFAMSMRRPPASLLPELDTSSCKLDLVNEIVNRSSPHAST
- the LOC131243431 gene encoding uncharacterized protein LOC131243431 isoform X2; amino-acid sequence: MDMVFQKVVLLTITINLLIFISLFHRLLFTRVAEEGHIFDVPGLAKRCCLSQHLRSISLSLDALLDYNDKDIEESTFEVSQKGKIGITLISHWMVPFSASKVNDDAAQRAIDFMLGW
- the LOC131243431 gene encoding uncharacterized protein LOC131243431 isoform X3, with the translated sequence MHVVGNPETSYKPYSLRQKLRSISLSLDALLDYNDKDIEESTFEVETSLFAMSMRRPPASLLPELDTSSCKLDLVNEIVNRSSPHAST